In a single window of the Microbacterium sp. SL75 genome:
- the sufU gene encoding Fe-S cluster assembly sulfur transfer protein SufU, translating into MSGLESLYQELILDHAKNRRGFGLAEPGAHSATVHQRNPICGDEITLRVSVEGDRIASVTWEGAGCSISQASASMLVALLQEDGGDEGMPRADAEALIASFRESLRSRGKIPLDEETFADAAALSGVSKFTARVKCAMLAWVALEEGLRQA; encoded by the coding sequence ATGAGCGGCCTCGAATCCCTGTACCAGGAGCTGATCCTCGACCACGCGAAGAACCGACGCGGGTTCGGTCTCGCCGAGCCCGGCGCTCACAGCGCCACCGTGCATCAGCGCAACCCCATCTGCGGCGACGAGATCACGCTGCGCGTCTCGGTCGAGGGTGATCGCATCGCCTCGGTGACCTGGGAGGGCGCCGGCTGCTCGATCTCGCAGGCCTCGGCGTCGATGCTCGTCGCTCTGCTGCAAGAAGACGGCGGAGACGAAGGGATGCCGCGAGCCGACGCCGAAGCGCTGATCGCGTCGTTCCGTGAGTCCCTGCGCTCGCGAGGCAAGATCCCCCTCGACGAGGAGACCTTCGCCGACGCCGCCGCCCTCTCGGGTGTCTCGAAGTTCACGGCCCGCGTGAAGTGCGCGATGCTCGCCTGGGTCGCGCTCGAAGAGGGGCTGCGGCAGGCCTGA
- a CDS encoding aminotransferase class V-fold PLP-dependent enzyme, which produces MTLPFDVAAVRADFPILQAEIDGRPLVYLDSGATSQKPRAVLDAERDFLETANSAVHRGAHTLAAEATELFEDARVTVAEFVGAEPEQLVWTSGATAGLNLVAGSLGYAGRLREGDEIVVTEAEHHANLIPWQELAARTGARLRHIPVLDDGMLDLHAAAELIGERTKVVAFPHVSNVLGIVNPVAKLVTLARGVGALTVLDACQSAPHLRLDLPASGVDLAVFSGHKIYGPYGIGALWGRDEVLDSLPPFTTGGSMITTVTLDKAEYLPAPQRFEAGTQPVSQAVALAAAVRWLGQHDLEAAHAHEATLEKRLREGLRSIDGIRLLGDTDAAERVALQAFEVEGVHAHDVGQFLDSRGVAVRVGHHCAQPLHRRFGMTASVRASAAIHTTEDEIDTLLDAVSGVRGFFGVGA; this is translated from the coding sequence GTGACCCTCCCCTTCGACGTCGCCGCCGTGCGCGCCGACTTCCCGATCCTGCAGGCCGAGATCGACGGCCGACCCCTCGTGTACCTCGACTCCGGCGCGACGAGCCAGAAGCCGCGCGCCGTCCTCGACGCCGAGCGCGACTTCCTCGAAACCGCCAACTCGGCCGTGCATCGCGGCGCGCACACCCTCGCCGCCGAGGCCACCGAGCTGTTCGAGGACGCGCGCGTCACGGTCGCCGAGTTCGTGGGCGCCGAGCCCGAGCAGCTGGTCTGGACGAGCGGCGCCACCGCCGGCCTCAACCTCGTCGCGGGATCGCTGGGGTACGCCGGGCGCCTGCGCGAGGGCGACGAGATCGTCGTGACCGAGGCCGAGCATCACGCCAACCTCATCCCCTGGCAGGAACTCGCCGCCCGAACGGGTGCGCGTCTGCGGCACATCCCGGTGCTCGACGACGGCATGCTCGACCTGCACGCCGCGGCCGAACTCATCGGCGAGCGCACGAAGGTCGTCGCCTTCCCGCACGTGTCGAACGTACTCGGCATCGTGAACCCCGTCGCGAAGCTCGTGACCCTGGCTCGCGGCGTCGGCGCGCTGACGGTGCTCGACGCGTGCCAGTCGGCTCCCCACCTGCGCCTCGACCTGCCGGCATCCGGGGTCGATCTCGCCGTCTTCTCGGGGCACAAGATCTACGGGCCGTACGGCATCGGGGCGCTCTGGGGCCGTGACGAGGTGCTCGACAGCCTGCCGCCCTTCACCACCGGCGGGTCGATGATCACGACCGTCACCCTCGACAAGGCCGAGTACCTGCCCGCGCCGCAGCGCTTCGAGGCCGGCACGCAGCCGGTGTCGCAGGCCGTCGCCCTCGCCGCCGCCGTCCGCTGGCTCGGCCAGCACGACCTCGAGGCCGCACACGCCCACGAAGCGACGCTCGAGAAGCGCCTGCGCGAGGGGCTGCGCTCCATCGACGGCATCCGTCTTCTCGGAGACACGGATGCCGCGGAGCGGGTCGCCCTGCAGGCCTTCGAGGTCGAGGGGGTCCACGCCCACGACGTGGGTCAGTTCCTCGACTCGCGCGGGGTCGCCGTCCGCGTGGGACATCACTGCGCTCAGCCGCTGCACCGCCGCTTCGGCATGACGGCGTCGGTCCGCGCGAGCGCGGCCATCCACACGACCGAGGACGAGATCGACACCTTGCTCGACGCCGTCTCGGGCGTGCGCGGCTTCTTCGGGGTGGGCGCATGA
- a CDS encoding chemotaxis protein CheY gives MDHTPAMTASEAQLLLDRADRLSHAAHNATRWPYISFILALGVATSMGTFAMAVTTGDTFGLAYVSLLAVVFALIIFFVVSIQGRAAFARGRRWTAYIASWFASYALALAVVIWAHGNVLLAALASGLVLVVSLVCAAREARS, from the coding sequence ATGGACCACACGCCCGCGATGACCGCGTCGGAAGCCCAACTGCTGCTCGATCGCGCCGACCGCCTCAGCCACGCCGCACACAACGCAACGCGGTGGCCGTACATCAGCTTCATCCTCGCGCTCGGGGTGGCGACCTCGATGGGCACCTTCGCGATGGCCGTCACGACCGGAGATACGTTCGGCCTCGCCTACGTGAGCTTGCTGGCCGTCGTATTCGCCCTCATCATCTTCTTCGTCGTCAGCATCCAGGGCCGCGCCGCCTTTGCTCGCGGCCGCCGCTGGACCGCCTACATCGCGAGCTGGTTCGCGTCGTACGCGCTCGCCCTGGCAGTCGTCATCTGGGCGCACGGCAACGTGCTGCTCGCGGCGCTGGCCTCGGGCCTCGTGCTCGTCGTCTCCCTGGTCTGCGCGGCGCGCGAGGCTCGGTCGTGA
- a CDS encoding winged helix-turn-helix domain-containing protein, whose protein sequence is MTTSTPHPRHRLDELLQNSVRFSILAALDRAATLSFKEVRDAVEVTDSALSKQVSTLEGAGYIAVGKSFAGKMPRTSLTLTKEGRAAWRSHLDTLREIAGTSV, encoded by the coding sequence GTGACCACGTCGACCCCGCATCCTCGGCACCGGCTCGACGAGCTGCTCCAGAACTCCGTGCGGTTCTCGATCCTCGCGGCCCTCGACCGGGCGGCCACGCTGAGTTTCAAGGAGGTTCGGGATGCCGTCGAGGTCACCGACTCCGCGCTGAGCAAGCAGGTCTCGACGCTCGAGGGCGCCGGCTACATCGCTGTGGGGAAGTCGTTCGCGGGCAAGATGCCCCGCACCTCGCTCACCCTGACGAAGGAGGGGCGAGCGGCGTGGAGGAGCCACCTCGACACGCTCCGCGAGATCGCGGGGACGTCGGTCTGA
- a CDS encoding response regulator: protein MKVLIADDDPQLVRALRITLAAHGYDVVAAADGAAAVTLAAGAHPDIVLLDLGMPHLDGVQVIHALRGWTTAPIIVVSGRTGSADKVEALDAGADDFVTKPFQIDELLARLRVHARRSVPSSGDAVVRFGDVEVDLSAKAVLRGGARVHLTPTEWRMLEFLARNPGSLVTRQTLLKEIWASEQVADSGYLRLYMSQLRKKLEVDPSAPVHLLTEQGMGYRLVV from the coding sequence GTGAAGGTACTCATCGCCGATGACGACCCGCAGCTCGTGCGAGCCCTGCGCATCACGCTGGCCGCGCACGGCTACGACGTGGTGGCGGCGGCCGACGGTGCCGCGGCCGTCACCCTCGCCGCGGGGGCGCACCCCGACATCGTCCTTCTCGACCTCGGGATGCCGCACCTCGACGGCGTGCAGGTGATCCACGCCCTGCGCGGGTGGACGACGGCGCCCATCATCGTCGTCTCGGGTCGCACGGGCTCGGCCGACAAGGTCGAGGCGCTCGACGCCGGGGCAGACGACTTCGTCACCAAGCCGTTCCAGATCGACGAACTGCTGGCGCGTCTGCGCGTGCACGCGCGGCGCTCAGTGCCGTCGTCGGGCGATGCCGTCGTGCGCTTCGGCGACGTCGAGGTCGACCTGTCGGCCAAGGCCGTGCTGCGCGGAGGCGCACGCGTGCACCTGACGCCGACCGAGTGGCGCATGCTCGAGTTCCTCGCCCGCAACCCCGGTTCTCTCGTGACGCGCCAGACCCTGCTCAAAGAGATCTGGGCGAGCGAACAGGTCGCCGACTCGGGCTATCTGCGGCTGTACATGTCGCAACTGCGAAAGAAGCTCGAGGTCGATCCCTCGGCGCCCGTGCACCTGCTCACCGAGCAGGGGATGGGGTACCGGCTCGTCGTGTGA